In Enterobacter sp. 638, a single window of DNA contains:
- the brnQ gene encoding branched-chain amino acid transporter carrier protein BrnQ: MTHHLKSRDIIALGFMTFALFVGAGNIIFPPMVGLQAGEHVWMAAFGFLITAVGLPVLTVVALAKVGGGVDSLSAPIGKVAGVLLAVVCYLAIGPLFATPRTATVSFEVGIAPLTGDGPLPLLIYSVVYFAIVILVSLYPGKLLDTVGNFLAPLKILALIVLAVAAVIWPAGPISDAMDAYKNAAFSNGFVNGYLTMDTLGAMAFGIVIVNAARSRGVTEARLLTRYTVWAGLMAGAGLALLYLALFRLGSDSASLVDQSANGAAILHAYVQHTFGGAGSFMLAILIFLACLVTAVGLTCACAEFFAQYVPLSYRTLVFILGGFSMAVSNLGLSHLIQVSIPVLTAIYPPCIVLVVLSFTRPWWNNSSRIIAPAMFISFIFGILDGIKASAIGGILPAWTQRLPLSEQGLAWLMPSVVALILAIIWDRAAGRQVTSSAH, from the coding sequence ATGACCCATCATTTAAAATCGCGTGACATCATCGCGCTGGGCTTTATGACTTTTGCGCTGTTCGTCGGCGCAGGTAATATCATTTTTCCTCCCATGGTTGGCTTGCAGGCGGGTGAACACGTCTGGATGGCGGCGTTTGGCTTCCTGATTACGGCTGTGGGTTTGCCGGTGCTTACCGTTGTCGCACTCGCGAAAGTGGGCGGCGGCGTGGATAGCCTCAGCGCACCGATTGGCAAAGTGGCCGGTGTGTTACTGGCGGTTGTGTGCTACCTGGCCATCGGGCCTCTGTTTGCAACGCCGCGTACCGCGACGGTCTCCTTTGAAGTCGGTATCGCGCCGTTGACCGGTGACGGTCCGCTGCCGCTGCTGATTTACAGCGTGGTGTACTTCGCGATTGTCATTCTGGTGTCGCTCTATCCGGGTAAATTGCTGGATACCGTCGGTAATTTCCTTGCTCCGCTGAAAATTCTGGCGCTGATTGTGCTGGCGGTTGCCGCGGTGATTTGGCCTGCGGGTCCGATCAGCGATGCCATGGACGCTTATAAGAATGCGGCGTTCTCGAACGGGTTCGTTAACGGCTATCTGACGATGGATACGCTGGGTGCTATGGCGTTCGGTATTGTTATCGTCAACGCCGCACGTTCTCGCGGCGTGACCGAAGCGCGGCTGTTGACGCGGTATACCGTCTGGGCTGGCCTGATGGCCGGTGCGGGTCTGGCACTGCTGTATCTGGCGCTGTTCCGCCTGGGTTCCGATAGCGCATCTCTGGTCGATCAGAGCGCAAACGGTGCCGCCATTCTGCATGCTTACGTTCAGCACACCTTTGGTGGCGCGGGCAGCTTCATGCTGGCGATTCTGATTTTCCTGGCGTGTCTGGTCACGGCCGTTGGCCTGACATGCGCCTGTGCAGAGTTCTTTGCGCAGTACGTTCCGCTCTCTTATCGCACGCTGGTGTTTATCCTCGGCGGCTTTTCGATGGCGGTTTCTAACCTGGGGCTGAGCCACCTGATTCAGGTCTCTATCCCGGTGCTGACCGCGATTTATCCGCCGTGTATCGTGCTGGTGGTGTTGAGCTTCACCCGCCCGTGGTGGAACAATTCCTCCCGAATTATTGCGCCTGCCATGTTTATCAGCTTTATTTTTGGTATCCTTGACGGGATTAAAGCGTCGGCCATTGGCGGTATACTTCCGGCCTGGACTCAGCGTTTACCGCTGTCAGAGCAGGGGCTGGCCTGGTTGATGCCTTCCGTTGTGGCGCTGATTCTGGCGATTATCTGGGATCGAGCAGCAGGGCGGCAGGTCACTTCCAGCGCGCATTAA
- the proY gene encoding proline-specific permease ProY — protein MESTNKLKRGLSTRHIRFMALGSAIGTGLFYGSADAIKMAGPSVLLAYIIGGVAAYIIMRALGEMSVHNPSASSFSRYAQENLGPLAGYITGWTYCFEILIVAIADVTAFGIYMGVWFPLVPHWIWVLSVVLIICGVNLMSVKVFGELEFWFSFFKVATIIIMIAAGFGIIIWGIGNGGQPTGIHNLWTNGGFFSNGWLGMVMSLQMVMFAYGGIEIIGITAGEAKDPEKSIPRAINSVPMRILVFYVGTLFVIMSIYPWNQVGTNGSPFVLTFQHLGIAFAASILNFVVLTASFSAINSDVFGVGRMLHGMVEQGNAPKVFAKTSRRGTPWVTVLVMTVALLLSVYLNYIMPENVFLVIASLATFATVWVWIMILLSQIAFRRRLPSEEVKALKFKVPGGVPTTVVGLIFLVFIIGLIGYHPDTRISLYVGFAWIALLLIGWVFKRRRERQLAQA, from the coding sequence ATGGAAAGCACTAACAAACTAAAACGTGGATTGAGCACCCGCCATATTCGTTTTATGGCGCTGGGTTCTGCGATCGGAACGGGTCTTTTTTATGGCTCGGCAGATGCCATCAAAATGGCCGGCCCGAGCGTCCTGCTGGCCTATATTATCGGCGGCGTGGCGGCGTATATCATTATGCGCGCGCTGGGCGAGATGTCGGTTCACAACCCCTCTGCCAGCTCTTTTTCCCGCTACGCGCAGGAAAACTTAGGCCCGTTGGCAGGCTATATCACCGGTTGGACCTACTGTTTCGAAATCCTGATTGTGGCGATTGCCGACGTGACGGCCTTTGGCATTTATATGGGCGTCTGGTTCCCGCTGGTACCGCACTGGATTTGGGTGTTGAGCGTGGTGCTGATCATCTGCGGCGTCAACCTGATGAGCGTTAAGGTATTTGGTGAGCTGGAGTTTTGGTTCTCCTTCTTCAAAGTCGCGACGATTATCATCATGATTGCTGCCGGTTTTGGCATCATTATCTGGGGCATTGGTAACGGTGGACAGCCGACCGGGATCCATAATCTGTGGACCAACGGCGGCTTCTTTAGCAACGGCTGGCTCGGGATGGTGATGTCTCTGCAAATGGTGATGTTTGCCTATGGCGGTATCGAGATTATCGGGATCACCGCCGGTGAAGCGAAAGACCCGGAGAAATCTATTCCGCGCGCGATTAACTCCGTGCCGATGCGCATTCTGGTGTTCTACGTGGGAACGCTGTTTGTGATTATGTCCATTTATCCATGGAATCAGGTGGGCACTAACGGCAGTCCGTTTGTCCTCACTTTCCAGCATTTGGGCATTGCGTTCGCGGCCAGCATTCTTAACTTTGTGGTGCTGACGGCGTCATTTTCAGCCATCAACAGCGATGTATTTGGCGTGGGACGCATGCTTCACGGCATGGTAGAGCAGGGGAACGCACCGAAAGTGTTCGCCAAAACGTCGCGTCGCGGTACGCCGTGGGTCACCGTGCTGGTGATGACCGTTGCGCTGCTGCTCTCGGTTTATCTGAACTACATCATGCCGGAAAACGTCTTCCTGGTGATTGCTTCACTGGCGACCTTTGCGACGGTATGGGTGTGGATTATGATTTTGCTGTCGCAGATTGCGTTCCGCCGCCGTCTGCCGTCTGAAGAGGTGAAAGCGCTGAAATTCAAAGTGCCGGGCGGCGTGCCGACGACGGTGGTTGGCCTGATCTTCCTGGTCTTTATTATCGGCCTGATTGGTTACCATCCGGATACGCGTATTTCGCTGTATGTCGGCTTTGCCTGGATCGCGCTGCTGCTGATCGGTTGGGTGTTTAAACGCCGCCGCGAGCGTCAGTTAGCACAAGCATAA